The genomic stretch ATCCACCCAGGGCCGGGTTGGGGGACGGACCCATGAAATTCAACGCCTGATAGGCCGGTCTTTACGGGCCGTGATGGACCTGACGGTGATTGGAGAGCGGACCTTCTGGATCGATTGTGATGTGATCCAGGCCGATGGGGGTACCAGAACGGCCTCCATTACCGGGGCCTATGTGGCGTTGCACGATGCAGTCGAATATCTTCGAAAACAGGTGTCCATCCCGAAAAATCCGATTATCGACTCTGTGGCGGCCATCAGTGTCGGCGTGGTGGAGGACCAGATTTGCCTGGATCTGAATTACGAAGAAGATTCCAAGGCCGAGGTGGATTGCAACTTTGTCATGACCGGCAGCGGTAAGTTTATTGAGATTCAGGGGACGGCCGAAGGGCAACCCTTTTCCAAAGAGGCTTTTGAAAGGATGACGGCCCTGGCCACCCAGGGCATCGAGAAGCTGACCGCCATTCAACATCAGGTCCTTAATCCAACCGCATGATTTTAGTCCTGGCTTCCAAAAATCAGGGGAAAATAAGGGAGATTGAAACCTCCCTGGTCATCCCGGCTCTGACTTACAGGTCATTAAACGATTTTCCCGATCTCCCGGAAGTTATTGAAGATGGATCTTCTTTTCTGGAAAATGCTCTTAAAAAAGCCAGAACTATATCGGAAAGCCTCCATCTGCCGGTATTGGCCGATGATTCAGGGCTGGCAGTGGATGCCTTACAAGGTGCTCCGGGGATCTATTCGGCCCGGTTCGCCGGGGAGCGGGCCACCGATCAGGAAAATATTGAAAAACTCCTGTTTTTATTAGATGGGGTTCCGGAAACAAAACGGACTGCCCGCTTTGTTTGCCTCCTGGTCCTCTATTTTCCTTCGGGGGAGTGGTTTCA from Deltaproteobacteria bacterium encodes the following:
- a CDS encoding non-canonical purine NTP pyrophosphatase; the encoded protein is MILVLASKNQGKIREIETSLVIPALTYRSLNDFPDLPEVIEDGSSFLENALKKARTISESLHLPVLADDSGLAVDALQGAPGIYSARFAGERATDQENIEKLLFLLDGVPETKRTARFVCLLVLYFPSGEWF
- the rph gene encoding ribonuclease PH encodes the protein MRLNGRKPDALRPVRIIRNYIKNAEGSVLIQLGETRVICTASLEEKVPPFLRNSGRGWVTAEYAMLPRSTKTRTTRESTQGRVGGRTHEIQRLIGRSLRAVMDLTVIGERTFWIDCDVIQADGGTRTASITGAYVALHDAVEYLRKQVSIPKNPIIDSVAAISVGVVEDQICLDLNYEEDSKAEVDCNFVMTGSGKFIEIQGTAEGQPFSKEAFERMTALATQGIEKLTAIQHQVLNPTA